One segment of Cynocephalus volans isolate mCynVol1 chromosome 8, mCynVol1.pri, whole genome shotgun sequence DNA contains the following:
- the TMEM35B gene encoding transmembrane protein 35B, producing the protein MALLLGGLRVLLGGFFALAGAAKLSGHISAPVSEQMKALFVQFAEVCPLKVFGYQPDPMSYQTAVGWLELLAGLLLVVGPRMLQDISNLLLTLLMMGAILTLMSLKESLSTCIPAIVCLGLLLLLDVGQLLSQTKKVVRPSRKKTPSAFKQSWK; encoded by the exons ATGGCGCTCCTGCTCGGTGGCCTGCGCGTCCTGCTGGGCGGCTTTTTCGCGCTCGCGGGGGCGGCCAAGCTCTCGGGGCACATCTCGGCTCCGGTGTCGGAGCAGATG AAAGCCCTGTTTGTGCAGTTTGCTGAGGTATGTCCTTTGAAGGTGTTCGGCTACCAGCCAGACCCCATGAGCTACCAAACAGCTGTGGGCTGGCTGGAACTGCTGGCTGGGTTGCTGCTGGTCGTGGGCCCACGGATGCTGCAAGACATCAGTAACTTGCTCTTGACCCTGCTCATGATGG GGGCTATCTTAACTTTGATGTCTCTGAAAGAGTCACTGAGCACCTGCATCCCGGCCATTGTCTGCCtggggctcctgctgctgctggatgTCGGCCAACTTTTATCCCAAACGAAGAAGGTGGTCAGACCCAGTAGGAAGAAGACTCCAAGTGCATTCAAGCAATCCTGGAAGTAG